In Terriglobales bacterium, the genomic stretch CAGGTGAAATCGGCGTGGGCCCGTCGGATGGGCCGGGGCTACGAGGTCCGCAGCACGAATCAAAAGCTAGACCGGCGCGATTTCGACTTTCTCGTGGTGGCCCTACCTGAGGTCGATGTCTGGTATGTGATTCCGGTAGACGCCGTACACGGGAAGCGGAACGCTCGTCTGTATCCGGTGGAGCGGAGGCGCAGGAAGACGCGATGTGACTACGAGCAGTACCGCGAGGCCTGGCACCTGCTGACCGGCGACGAGCCCGGCGCCTGGGCCCGCTACCAGCGCTTCACCATCCACGCGGGCACGGAGTAGCCTTAGCCCGGCGCGTGTTGGAGAAGAAGACGGCGGCAGGGGTTGCCCACCCGCCTTGAGTTAGAGAGGTGCACTGATGAAACTGACGTTTGCTTTACTTTCTTTACTCGTGGTCTTGACCGCCGTCGCGTCCACCTCGGGGAATGGTGTGCTGAGCGGCCAAGTTGCCAGCGTTGTCGACGGGTCGCCTGTCGCGCGTGCCTGGGTGCTGATTCACCCCTCCGGCGGAGGAATTGAAGATGTCCGCATCACCGTCGAGCGTGACGGCAAGTTCTCTGCTGAATTGCCACCGGGCTTCTACGACGTGTTCGTCACGGCAGTAGGATTTGCCCCGACGTGCTCCAAAGTGCGGCTGCGGGCGGGCCAGACTACTACCTATAACCCAAGAATCGGCGTGTCCAAACTTGAGTCTTCCCAAATAGCCAGCCGAGTCGCCCTCATGTGAATTTGCCCGGGGGGCTCTAGCTCCCAACTCCTGACGTGGGTTGGCCGTTCTGTTGCTTATGATCAGGCAGCCCGATTAAACCCGAATTTTTCAACCCTGTCATCCTGAGCGAGGGCGCCTGCCCGAGCGAAGGACCCCCGCCAATTCGCACCTGACGATGCCGCGTACAGGCACTCCGGCCCGGAATGCTCAGCGTTGGGCCTCTCCGATGATCAGCATCTCGGCATCGAGGTGCTCAGCCAGGTCAGCCCAGCGCGGGTTCAGCTTCTCGATCAGTGCGATCTTTTTCGAGCGCCTCCAGCCCTTTAGTTCCTTCTCCCGTCGGATCGCCTTCAGGACATTGTCGTACTCCTCGTAACAAAGCAATCGATCACACCCGTACTTGGCGGCGAAGCCTTCTAACTCGCCACTCTTGTGTTGTCGGACGCGGTTGCTCAGGTCATTGGTCATGCCGATGTACAGCGTTCCGGAGTTGCTGCCGACGATGTACACCCAATAGCGATGCTCGCGCATGGAAGCAACCTAGCAACTGCAGCCGCGCCTGTCTGTGACATCTCGAACCGAAGCGCCTGCGAGCAGCCCTCAAGCTGCGGGCAGTCGAGGGGTCCTTCGCTCGGGCATGCGCCCTCGCTCAGGATGACAGATGGGATGAGTACGCCCTCGCTCAGGATGACACCCCCGGGGGGCTGCTGGCCGGGTCGGATGCTCTGCGTAACTCTCTGTCGCTCAACTACATACAGATAGTGCCGTCACACATCCGAGTGACTGCCCTCACTGCCGCCGGCCCGCCCCAAGGCGCACCATAGCCTGTAATTCATTCCGCAGTCATACGAGGCCCCTATGAAGAAGGTCGTCATTCTCGGGGCGGCGGGGCGGGACTTTCATAACTTCAATGTCGTGTTCCGCCACGAGCCCGCCTACCAGGTCGTCGCCTTCACCGCCACCCAGATCCCAGACATCGCCGGACGCAGCTACCCGCCGGAACTGGCCGGGCCGCTCTATCCCAAAGGCATCCCCATCCTGGAAGAGAAAGAGCTGGAGAAGATCATCCACGAGCACGAGGTGGACGTGGCGGTCTTCTCCTACAGCGACATCTCGCACCAGAACCTGATGCACCTGGGCTCGCGGGCGGTGGCCGCGGGCGCCGACTTCTGGTTGCTGGGCGCGCGCCGGACGCAACTGGCGGCCAAGGTGCCGGTGATCTCGGTCTGCGCCGTGCGCACCGGATGCGGCAAGAGCCCGGTGTCGCGCGCGGTGGCCGCCGAACTGCGCCGCCTGGGCTGGAAGCCGGTGGTGGTGCGCCATCCCATGCCCTACGGCAACCTGGTGGCGCAGGCGGTGCAGCGCTTCGCCTCGCTCGACGACTTGGTGCGCCATCAATGCACCATCGAGGAGCGCGAGGAATACGAGCCGCACATCGTCCAGGGCACCACAGTCTATGCCGGCGTGGATTACGAAGCCATCCTGCGGCAGGCGGAGAACGAGGCCGACCTCATCCTCTGGGACGGCGGCAACAACGACACCCCCTTCTACCGCTCCGACCTGGAGATCGTGGTGGCCGATCCGCACCGCGCGGGACACGAGCTCAACTACTACCCCGGCGAGGTGAACCTGCGCATGGCCCAGGTGGTGGTGATCAACAAGGTGGATACGGCGGCCATCGATTGCGTGGACGTCGTGCGGCGCAACGTGCGCCTGAACAATCCGCGCGCCCGGGTCATCGAGACCGCGTGCCGGGTGAGCGTGGCTGACCCGGAGCAAGTGCGGAACAAGCGCGTTCTGGTGGTCGAGGACGGTCCCACCCTGACCCACGGCGAGATGCCCTACGGCGCCGGAGTGGTGGCGGCGCGGCAGTGTGCTGCCGCCGAGCTGGTGGACCCGCGGCCCTTTGCGGTCGGCTCCATCCGCACCACCTATGGGAAGTACCCGCACATGACCCGCCTGCTGCCCGCCATGGGCTACAGCGACATGCAGCGCCACGAGCTGGAGGAGACCATCAACGCCGTCCCCTGCGACCTGGTGCTGGTGGCCACCCCGGTGGACCTGGCGCGGATCATCAAGCTCAACAAGCCGGCGGTGCGCGTGACCTACGAGATCGAATGCATCTCCAGGCCGACGCTGGCCGAGGTGCTGGGCGAATTCACCGTGGCGGCGCACAAGCTCCATGAGGCGGTGGTGCTATGAACGACTTCCTTTCCCTGCGCGACTTCACCCCGCAGCAGGTCCGCAACCTGCTCGACCTGGCGCGGCACATCAAGGCCCATCCGCTGGATTTCAGCCAGGTGCTGGAAGGCAAGACGCTGGCGCTGATCTTCGAGAAGCCGTCGTTGCGGACGCGGGTGAGCTTCGACGTCGGCATCCAGCAGCTGGGCGGCTTCTCCCTGTACCTGTCGCCGGCGGAGATCCAGCTGGGCAAGCGGGAGTCGGTGCACGACGTGGCCAAGAACCTGGAGCGCATGGTGCAGGGAATCATGGTCCGCACCTTCGCCCACGAGATCGTGGAGAAGATGGCGGAGCACGCCTGCGTCCCGGTCATCAACGGGCTGACCGATTTCAGCCATCCCTGCCAGGCGATGGCGGACTTCCTGACCATCGAAGAGGTCATGGGCAAGAGCGCCGGGTTGAAGATCGCCTACGTCGGCGACGGCAACAACGTGGCCCACTCCCTGATGTTCGCCGGGGCTCAGTTGGGCGCGCATGTCTGGATGGCCACCCCGCCCGGCTACGAGCCCAAGTCGGAGGCCGTGAACTGGGCGCGGGTGCGCGGCGTGCAGACCGGCGCCACCTGCACCCTGACCCATGACCCGGTCGAGGCGGTACGCGACGCCGACGTGGTCTACACCGACGTCTGGACTTCGATGGGACAGGAATCGGAGGCGGAGCTGCGGCGCTACGTCTTCCTGCCCTTCCGCGTGGATGCGGCGCTGTTCGCGCGCGCCAAGCCCGACGCCATCTTCATGCATTGCCTGCCGGCGCATCGCGGTGACGAGGTGACCGACGAGGTCATCGACTCCCTGCACTCGGTGGTCTTCCAGCAGGCCGAGAACCGGCTGCACGCGCAGAAGGCGATCCTGTACGAGCTGATGAAGGACGTGCCGGTGGAGTCGCGGTTCGAGGCGCATAAACCCTCGCTGGAGTTGGTCAAGTAGCTAGTAGCTCGTAGCTAGTAGCTAGGGAGGAACGATGCAAGGACATCGAGACCTTGCGGCATGGCAAAAGGCGATGGAGCTTGTCACCGAGATCTATCGTGTTACCCGCACGTTCCCACAAGACGAGCGATTCGGCCTCGTTTCGCAGCTTCGTAGAGCCGCTGTCTCGGTTCCGAGCAACGTCGCCGAAGGTTACGGCCGGAACTCGCGGAACGAACTGCACCATTTCGTCGGACAGGCGCGAGGTTCGCTTTGCGAAGTGGAAACGCAGGTCGAACTTGCCAAGAATCTCGGCTTCTTAAAGCCAAGCATCGCAACCGAGCTAACGAGGAAAGTCGCTGAAGTAGGGCGGCTACTGACGGGTTTGCGTACGTGGTCTGCACAGACAGGAGCCTAGCTACCAGCTACTAGCTACCAGCTACTTATGAAAACAATGCTGATCGCGGTCGGGGGCAACAGCCTGATCCGCGCCGGAGAAAAAGGCACGGTGGGCGAGCAATTGGCCAACACCCGCCGCACCGCTGCCGCCATCCTCGGCCTCATCCGCGACGGATACCGGCTGGTGATCACGCACGGCAACGGGCCGCAGGTAGGGGCCGACCTGCTGCGCTCGGAGCGCGCCTCCGACCAGGTGCCCGGGCACACTCTGGACGTCTGTGGCGCCGCCACCCAGGGAGAGATCGGCTACCTGCTGGCGCAGTCGCTGGATGACGAGCTCGCGGCCGCCGGGCTGCACGTCCCCGTGGTTTCGGTGGTGACCCAGACCGTGGTGTCGCGGAAGGACCCGGCCTTCCGCCATCCCAGCAAGCCCATCGGGCCTTTCTACTCGCGCGCCGACGCCGAAGAGAAGCAGCGCCAGTTCGGCTGGACCATCGTGGAAGACGCCGCCCGCGGCTATCGCCGCGTGGTGCCGTCGCCGGAGCCCATCGAGATCGTCGAGCAGGAGGTCGTCCGCGACCTGGTGAATGACGGCGTGCTGGTGGTGGCCTGCGGCGGCGGCGGCATCCCGGTGGTGCGGGAGAACGGCAAGCTGGTAGGCGTGGAGGCGGTCATCGACAAGGATCGGGCCTCGGCGCTGCTGGCCTCGAACCTGGGCGTGGATATCTTCGCCATCTCCACCGATACCGACTACGTCTATCTCGACTACAAGAAGCCGGCCCAGCGCCCGCTGACCCGGGTGACGGCGCTGGACATGGAGAAGCACTACGCTGCCGGCTACTTCCCCGCTGGAAATATGGGGCCCAAGGTGGAATCGGTGTTGCGCTTCCTGAAGGCCGGCGGGCGGGAAGCGGTCATCACCTCGTACGAGAATCTGCAGCACGCAGTCGCCGGCAAGGCGGGCACCCACATCGTCCCCGATGGCTATCTTCAGGCCCTCGAGGAGCGCGAGCACGAGATCATCGGCAGGTGAGCATGAAAAGCATTCCTGAGCCAGTGGCGGAGAAGCCGGCGCCGGATCCCGCGCGCCTGCGGCACGTGGTGGAGTCCCAGCAGTTCACGGTGCCGTTGCTGATGGAGCTGTTCGACCGGTCGCGTGGCATGGAGCGGGTGGTGGCCCGCGGCGGCACGCTCGACTTTCAGAACAAGATCATGGCCACTCTGTTCTACCAGCCCTCGACGCGCACCCGCTTTTCCTTCGAGGCGGCCATGCACCGGCTGGGCGGGCGGGTGCTCTCCACCGAGCATGCGCGCGCATTCTCATCGGAGACTGAGGGCGAACAGGTCGAGGACTCGATCCGCATCATCGGCGGGTATTCCGACGTGATCGTGATCCGGCATCATACCGAGGGCGGGGCCAAGCGGGCATCGGAGGTATCGCCGGTGCCGGTCATCAATGCCGGCGACGGCGAAGGCGGGCAGCACCCCACGCAGGCGCTGCTCGACCTGTACACCATCTACCGGGAGCGCCCGCTGGACGGGCTGAGCGTGGCCTTCATCGGCGAGCTGGACAAGGGACGAACCGCGCGCTCCCTCGCCTATCTGCTGGCCAAGTTCGAGCGGGTCAAGGTCTTCTTCGTGGCCCCGGCCGAGCTGCAGATGAGGCCGGACATCCTGCAGTACCTGGACCGCCACGGGGTCCATTACGAGCTGGTGTCGCAGATCGACGGGATCGTGGGCGAGGTGGACGTGGTGTACCAGACGCGCATCCGGCCCGAACGCGTGGCCGACGTGCAGGCGCTGCGGCGCTTCGCCATCGATTCCAGCGTGCTGCCACGCATGAAGCCGAACGCCATGATCCTGCACCCGCTGCCGCGCACCGTGGAACTGGACAAGACGGTGGACAGCGATCCCCGGGCCCTGTACTTCCGCCAAGCCACCAACGGGCTGTATGTGCGCATGGCGCTGCTGACGATGGTTTTGGATAAGTAGTCAGGAGTCGGGAGTCAGGAGTCAGCGATGAAAGGACACCGCGATCTGCTGGTTTGGCAGAAGTCGATGGCGCTGGTCACTGATATTTACCGCGTAACGCAATCGTTTCCTCAGTGCGAGCTCTACGGGTTGACGAATCAGATCCGGCGAGCGGCGGTGTCTGTGCCAAGCAATCTGGCAGAAGGGCACGGAAGAACATCGCGGAAGGAGTTCCATCGCTTCGTCGGACAGGCTCGCGGTTCGCTCACTGAAGTGGAAACGCAACTGGAGATTGCTCGAAACCTGAATTACCTCACGGAAGACAACGCCAGGGAGCTATTGGATCGGGCGAGTGAGGTGGCTCGCATGCTGAATGGCCTAAAGGCTTGGTGTGAGTCCGCCAGCTGACTCCCGACTCCTGACTCCCGAC encodes the following:
- a CDS encoding four helix bundle protein, with the translated sequence MKGHRDLLVWQKSMALVTDIYRVTQSFPQCELYGLTNQIRRAAVSVPSNLAEGHGRTSRKEFHRFVGQARGSLTEVETQLEIARNLNYLTEDNARELLDRASEVARMLNGLKAWCESAS
- a CDS encoding GIY-YIG nuclease family protein, which translates into the protein MREHRYWVYIVGSNSGTLYIGMTNDLSNRVRQHKSGELEGFAAKYGCDRLLCYEEYDNVLKAIRREKELKGWRRSKKIALIEKLNPRWADLAEHLDAEMLIIGEAQR
- the pyrB gene encoding aspartate carbamoyltransferase → MKSIPEPVAEKPAPDPARLRHVVESQQFTVPLLMELFDRSRGMERVVARGGTLDFQNKIMATLFYQPSTRTRFSFEAAMHRLGGRVLSTEHARAFSSETEGEQVEDSIRIIGGYSDVIVIRHHTEGGAKRASEVSPVPVINAGDGEGGQHPTQALLDLYTIYRERPLDGLSVAFIGELDKGRTARSLAYLLAKFERVKVFFVAPAELQMRPDILQYLDRHGVHYELVSQIDGIVGEVDVVYQTRIRPERVADVQALRRFAIDSSVLPRMKPNAMILHPLPRTVELDKTVDSDPRALYFRQATNGLYVRMALLTMVLDK
- the arcC gene encoding carbamate kinase, encoding MKTMLIAVGGNSLIRAGEKGTVGEQLANTRRTAAAILGLIRDGYRLVITHGNGPQVGADLLRSERASDQVPGHTLDVCGAATQGEIGYLLAQSLDDELAAAGLHVPVVSVVTQTVVSRKDPAFRHPSKPIGPFYSRADAEEKQRQFGWTIVEDAARGYRRVVPSPEPIEIVEQEVVRDLVNDGVLVVACGGGGIPVVRENGKLVGVEAVIDKDRASALLASNLGVDIFAISTDTDYVYLDYKKPAQRPLTRVTALDMEKHYAAGYFPAGNMGPKVESVLRFLKAGGREAVITSYENLQHAVAGKAGTHIVPDGYLQALEEREHEIIGR
- a CDS encoding carboxypeptidase-like regulatory domain-containing protein, yielding MKLTFALLSLLVVLTAVASTSGNGVLSGQVASVVDGSPVARAWVLIHPSGGGIEDVRITVERDGKFSAELPPGFYDVFVTAVGFAPTCSKVRLRAGQTTTYNPRIGVSKLESSQIASRVALM
- a CDS encoding group I intron-associated PD-(D/E)XK endonuclease, yielding MRRWEKLLHPFMRSTKRRGEWAEAAFVAKALGQGLRVSKPLGDSDPYDYVVFNIRHAMNRVQVKSAWARRMGRGYEVRSTNQKLDRRDFDFLVVALPEVDVWYVIPVDAVHGKRNARLYPVERRRRKTRCDYEQYREAWHLLTGDEPGAWARYQRFTIHAGTE
- the argF gene encoding ornithine carbamoyltransferase → MNDFLSLRDFTPQQVRNLLDLARHIKAHPLDFSQVLEGKTLALIFEKPSLRTRVSFDVGIQQLGGFSLYLSPAEIQLGKRESVHDVAKNLERMVQGIMVRTFAHEIVEKMAEHACVPVINGLTDFSHPCQAMADFLTIEEVMGKSAGLKIAYVGDGNNVAHSLMFAGAQLGAHVWMATPPGYEPKSEAVNWARVRGVQTGATCTLTHDPVEAVRDADVVYTDVWTSMGQESEAELRRYVFLPFRVDAALFARAKPDAIFMHCLPAHRGDEVTDEVIDSLHSVVFQQAENRLHAQKAILYELMKDVPVESRFEAHKPSLELVK
- a CDS encoding cyclic 2,3-diphosphoglycerate synthase, with the protein product MKKVVILGAAGRDFHNFNVVFRHEPAYQVVAFTATQIPDIAGRSYPPELAGPLYPKGIPILEEKELEKIIHEHEVDVAVFSYSDISHQNLMHLGSRAVAAGADFWLLGARRTQLAAKVPVISVCAVRTGCGKSPVSRAVAAELRRLGWKPVVVRHPMPYGNLVAQAVQRFASLDDLVRHQCTIEEREEYEPHIVQGTTVYAGVDYEAILRQAENEADLILWDGGNNDTPFYRSDLEIVVADPHRAGHELNYYPGEVNLRMAQVVVINKVDTAAIDCVDVVRRNVRLNNPRARVIETACRVSVADPEQVRNKRVLVVEDGPTLTHGEMPYGAGVVAARQCAAAELVDPRPFAVGSIRTTYGKYPHMTRLLPAMGYSDMQRHELEETINAVPCDLVLVATPVDLARIIKLNKPAVRVTYEIECISRPTLAEVLGEFTVAAHKLHEAVVL